A portion of the Longimicrobiaceae bacterium genome contains these proteins:
- a CDS encoding NADH-quinone oxidoreductase subunit N, whose product MLIELIQLGRGATLDLARQPDYFRALLPEIVLTLGAMLVLLADVLQKGNRSQPSRPWVPWLTVAVILATAVANFFLLGVTDVSTTGLVAVDGFRVFINFVFLISALLSVAISVGYLDQRGMNRGEFYALLLFATLGMMLMGAARDLMMVFVGLELMSISIYVLVGFDRADPRSAEASLKYFLLGAFSSGFFLYGIALLFGSVGSTHLPAIASALADGSRGTDLMLLAGVALTMVGFAFKVAAIPFHMWTPDAYDGAPTPVTALMSTGVKAAAFASFIRVFVLALIGVSPQWANAVWWLAALTMVIANLVAVTQGSVKRMLAYSSIAHAGYLLVAVLAANDDGASAFLFYLLAYTVTTIGAFGIVTANARDGMERVTLEDYAGFGWQQPLLGGLFSIFLLS is encoded by the coding sequence ATGCTCATCGAACTCATCCAGCTCGGCCGCGGCGCTACGTTGGACCTGGCCCGCCAGCCGGACTACTTCCGGGCGCTGCTGCCGGAGATCGTGCTCACGCTGGGCGCCATGCTGGTGCTGCTCGCCGACGTGCTGCAGAAGGGCAACCGCTCGCAGCCGTCGCGCCCGTGGGTGCCGTGGCTGACGGTGGCCGTGATCCTCGCCACCGCCGTCGCGAACTTCTTCCTGCTCGGCGTGACCGACGTCTCCACCACGGGCCTGGTGGCGGTGGACGGCTTCCGCGTCTTCATCAACTTCGTCTTCCTGATCTCGGCCCTGCTCTCGGTCGCCATCTCGGTGGGCTACCTGGACCAGCGCGGCATGAACCGGGGCGAGTTCTACGCGCTGCTGCTGTTCGCCACGCTGGGCATGATGCTGATGGGCGCCGCGCGGGACCTGATGATGGTTTTCGTGGGGCTGGAGCTGATGTCCATCTCCATCTACGTGCTGGTCGGCTTCGACCGGGCGGACCCGCGCAGCGCCGAGGCGTCGCTCAAGTACTTCCTGCTGGGCGCCTTCTCCAGCGGCTTCTTCCTGTACGGCATCGCCCTGCTGTTCGGCAGCGTGGGCAGCACGCACCTGCCCGCCATCGCCTCGGCCCTGGCCGACGGCTCGCGGGGCACGGACCTGATGCTGCTGGCGGGCGTGGCGCTCACCATGGTGGGCTTCGCCTTCAAGGTCGCCGCCATCCCGTTCCACATGTGGACGCCGGACGCGTACGACGGCGCCCCCACGCCCGTGACGGCGCTGATGTCCACCGGCGTGAAGGCGGCGGCGTTCGCCTCCTTCATCCGCGTCTTCGTGCTGGCGCTGATCGGCGTCTCGCCGCAGTGGGCGAACGCGGTGTGGTGGCTGGCGGCGCTCACGATGGTCATTGCGAACCTCGTGGCGGTCACGCAGGGCAGCGTGAAGCGGATGCTGGCGTACTCGTCCATCGCGCACGCGGGCTACCTGCTCGTGGCCGTGCTGGCGGCGAACGACGACGGCGCCTCGGCGTTCCTCTTCTACCTGCTCGCGTACACGGTCACCACCATCGGCGCGTTCGGCATCGTGACGGCCAACGCGCGCGACGGGATGGAGCGGGTGACGCTGGAGGACTACGCGGGCTTCGGCTGGCAGCAGCCGCTGCTGGGCGGCCTGTTCTCCATCTTCCTGCTCTCGC